A region from the Palaemon carinicauda isolate YSFRI2023 chromosome 16, ASM3689809v2, whole genome shotgun sequence genome encodes:
- the LOC137655810 gene encoding 4-hydroxyphenylacetate decarboxylase glycyl radical subunit-like — MDRTGNCPYQKQRSKPGDEEEPPNKFTQLGLFDFRHKFGKFVNVILNAKDRSTKNEVMKVIRRLKNLAHSMQGRTRVLVAFDPELWNLWGCPVPLEKRPNSEYLTKNSKKFISTPGDIFFYIKSDILSNANELLSILTEMLDSTCKQSVEKIQITESVEHGNSHIIGGLFREGIGNFSDPVSTNHHILINGTGKGLPGATYMMTQKFEINWEVVGSKSKTQKEDMIGRRVMTQTVIPSNYERRHTNRAHHVDDFPPPCNILKGFRRVFRQSLPYGKSETGHGREKGVFYLSITKSTTVFTELLEHLAGVQANSPHGEITVDDLISALVPLEGTFWYVPNRQELDLETQGFCKVDLDPHWDVRSKNEYLFYNQRYYMHAMTNNLYEKNEEPTPRVLRLLGYAFEQWNHHWFRVQTAPEIPSLQEVLRPEEEHFTVATIPIRKGLAMKKSLGELFTTSDVTRNPAEFYGFKADLFNIHPSELIVGRMPRFSLGLGKVVMNYLNDDERMSGFLMGLSEVSGVGHIVPQHDRVLKLGLDALLEDLRERKVKEGLSEEKQEFFESCILAWEGMQMYMENYAKLADHLSSLEKEYSKSELKNFQAISQRMQKLAHEPPETLLEAVQLIFTLHCCLHLTGEPVAVGRFDQFLEPYQNTCSVEEAQEIIDCFWIKLSERVLVNRHNIVDLTQWGSVAVPYSSNGLFPNGDSINQWVQQLTVGGYKAIDGEAKPASNRITMLCLKAARRLPLNAPCLSLRLHDGLSADLIVEAAKALLSGGAHPILPHDDRIIPGLEKAGNKLTVPMPLSDARDYACDGCYEPMIAGKSEFAFAYVPLPQIIELAMNQGTLYAQSGPNFLKGQAASFTTPHPDKINSFKQFQEIFANHLKIKLEGNLYGVIQNYGNIWKYCPTPLLSPVIDGCLETGRDLYNGGSKYHILSCMFVGFSTCIDSLYAIKKMCFEESTAVVSLSELLICLKCDWGFQLQEPFVDDVAGPIRTKERKDQFTILRQHALSFERFGTEAAADDAEMQELVAWLADLIIKTFDDVVYSQDESRLFVQKLKELRKRYTDPESGTPFEFLFTPGSGTFEGYVGWGLSCGASADGRREGMPIASDFSPAPSAQDLSPQPPYSDVFKALQNWDHPAINEGFSCGAEIDLNVREDFPLDDLIRLIYKFSHQEGRIGGNLLTVTCADEKTYEEATVFPEKYGLLRVRMGGWTEFFTAMFDAHQEQHRRRPYFTAKCSSDLH; from the exons ATGGACAGGACTGGGAATTGCCCATATCAGAAGCAAAGAAGCAAACCCGGTGACGAGGAGGAGCCGCCCAACAAATTTACACAGCTGGGCCTGTTTGACTTTCGCCACAAATTTGGCAAATTTGTCAACGTCATCCTGAACGCTAAAGATCGTAGCAccaaaaatgaagtaatgaaagtaATTAGGAGGCTGAAAAACCTCGCACACTCAATGCAAGGGAGGACTCGAGTTCTTGTAGCTTTTGATCCAGAGTTGTGGAATCTCTGGGGATGTCCTGTACCACTGGAAAAAAGACCTAATTCTGAATACTTGACGAAGAACTCCAAGAAATTCATATCAACACCCGgtgatattttcttttacataaaatcgGATATCCTATCGAATGCTAATGAGCTTTTGAGTATCTTGACAGAAATGCTGGACAGTACTTGTAAGCAAAGTGTGGAAAAGATCCAGATTACAGAGTCTGTTGAGCACGGAAACTCGCACATCATCGGAGGGCTATTCCGAGAGGGCATTGGAAACTTTTCTGATCCAGTGTCAACAAATCATCACATTTTGATAAATGGTACCGGTAAAGGCTTGCCAGGGGCTACATATATGATGACCCAAAAGTTTGAAATTAACTGGGAAGTTGTTGGTTCGAAATCCAAGACGCAGAAAGAGGATATGATTGGCAGGCGAGTCATGACCCAGACAGTCATACCGTCTAATTACGAAAGACGTCATACCAACAGGGCTCATCACGTTGACGACTTTCCTCCCCCGTGCAACATACTCAAAGGATTCAGGCGAGTTTTTCGACAGTCTCTTCCCTACGGAAAGTCAGAAACTGGTCATGGTAGAGAAAAGGGTGTCTTCTATCTCTCTATTACTAAGTCTACCACAGTTTTCACAGAGTTATTAGAACACTTGGCTGGTGTACAAGCAAATTCTCCTCATGGGGAGATTACTGTGGATGACTTGATTAGCGCTCTAGTTCCTTTAGAAGGTACCTTTTGGTATGTCCCAAACAGGCAAGAATTAGATCTAGAAACCCAGGGATTCTGCAAAGTAGATTTGGATCCCCACTGGGATGTGAGGAGTAAAAATGAATATTTGTTCTATAATCAAAGGTATTACATGCATGCAATGACAAATAATCTCTATGAGAAAAACGAAGAACCTACCCCGAGGGTTCTACGTCTACTGGGTTATGCCTTTGAACAGTGGAACCACCACTGGTTCAGAGTGCAAACTGCCCCAGAAATTCCAAGTCTCCAGGAAGTACTACGACCAGAGGAAGAGCATTTCACAGTGGCTACTATCCCCATACGCAAAGGCCTTGCCATGAAAAAGTCACTGGGAGAACTTTTCACAACTAGTGATGTGACCAGAAATCCTGCAGAGTTTTATGGATTTAAAGCTGATCTCTTCAATATTCACCCAAGTGAACTTATTGTTGGGAGAATGCCCCGATTTTCTCTTGGTTTGGGAAAAGTCGTTATGAACTATCTAAATGATGATGAGCGGATGAGTGGTTTTTTGATGGGTCTTAGTGAAGTCTCAGGTGTAGGTCACATTGTACCCCAGCATGATAGAGTACTCAAACTTGGTCTTGATGCTTTGCTTGAAGATCTGAGGGAAAGAAAGGTCAAGGAGGGACTCTCAGAAGAGAAGCAGGAATTTTTTGAGTCTTGTATCCTGGCATGGGAAGGAATGCAAATGTACATGGAAAATTATGCAAAACTGGCTGATCATCTGTCATCTCTGGAAAAGGAATACTCTAAATCAGAGTTGAAGAACTTCCAGGCTATTTCTCAGCGTATGCAAAAGCTAGCTCACGAGCCTCCCGAGACTCTCCTTGAGGCAGTCCAGCTGATCTTTACTCTTCACTGCTGTTTGCATTTGACAGGAGAACCTGTTGCTGTGGGAAGATTTGACCAGTTCCTTGAACCTTATCAAAACACATGCTCAGTAGAAGAAGCCCAAGAAATCATAGACTGTTTCTGGATTAAACTTAGTGAAAGAGTTTTGGTTAATCGCCACAACATTGTCGATTTAACCCAGTGGGGAAGTGTTGCAGTTCCTTATTCTAGTAATGGATTATTTCCAAACGGTGATTCTATCAACCAGTGGGTTCAACAGTTGACAGTTGGTGGCTACAAGGCAATTGATGGAGAAGCCAAACCAGCTTCTAATCGAATAACAATGCTGTGCCTGAAGGCTGCAAGGAGATTACCACTCAATGCACCCTGTCTCTCGTTGCGGCTGCATGATGGTCTTTCTGCTGATCTGATTGTAGAAGCAGCCAAAGCTCTGTTAAGTGGTGGTGCTCATCCAATCTTACCCCATGATGACAGAATTATTCCTGGACTTGAAAAAGCAGGAAATAAGTTGACCGTGCCCATGCCTCTCTCCGATGCCCGTGACTATGCTTGTGATGGATGTTATGAGCCTATGATTGCAGGAAAATCAGAGTTTGCATTCGCATATGTACCTCTGCCTCAGATAATTGAGTTAGCAATGAATCAAGGAACCCTCTATGCTCAGTCAGGGCCTAATTTCTTGAAAGGTCAAGCAGCTTCTTTCACAACTCCCCACCCAGACAAAATAAATTCATTCAAGCAATTCCAAGAAATATTTGCAAATCATCTCAAAATTAAACTAGAGGGTAACTTGTACGGAGTTATCCAAAATTACGGAAACATATGGAAATACTGCCCCACACCACTCCTTTCTCCTGTTATTGATGGCTGTTTGGAAACGGGAAGGGATCTCTATAATGGAGGATCAAAATATCATATTCTAAGCTGCATGTTTGTTGGTTTCTCTACATGTATTGATTCACTATATGCCATAAAAAAGATGTGTTTTGAAGAATCTACTGCTGTTGTAAGCCTCTCTGAATTATTAATTTGTCTGAAATGTGATTGGGGCTTCCAGTTGCAAGAACCCTTCGTTGATGATGTAGCTGGGCCCATTCGAACGAAAGAACGGAAAGATCAATTTACAATTTTACGGCAGCATGCCCTTTCTTTCGAGAGGTTTGGTACAGAAGCAGCAGCTGATGATGCAGAAATGCAAGAACTTGTGGCTTGGCTGGCAGACCTCATTATCAAAACATTTGATGATGTCGTATACTCTCAGGACGAAAGCAGGTTATTTGTACAGAAGTTGAAAGAACTTAGAAAAAGATACACAGATCCAGAAAGTGGAACTCCCTTTGAGTTCCTTTTCACCCCGGGAAGCGGAACATTCGAGGGCTACGTAGGCTGGGGCCTCTCCTGCGGCGCTTCGGCCGATGGTCGTCGAGAAGGAATGCCTATAGCGTCGGATTTCAGTCCTGCTCCAAGCGCTCAAGACCTTTCGCCTCAACCTCCATATTCTGACGTCTTCAA AGCACTGCAGAATTGGGACCACCCCGCAATCAACGAGGGCTTCAGCTGTGGAGCAGAGATCGACCTGAACGTGAGGGAGGACTTTCCTCTGGACGACCTTATTCGTCTCATCTACAAATTCTCGCACCAGGAGGGCCGCATAGGAGGAAATCTTCTCACGG TGACATGCGCAGATGAAAAGACGTACGAAGAAGCAACGGTATTCCCAGAGAAATACGGACTACTGCGCGTGCGCATGGGAGGATGGACCGAGTTCTTCACAGCCATGTTTGACGCCCACCAAGAGCAGCACAGACGGAGGCCCTATTTCACTGCCAAGTGTAGTTCAGACCTACATTGA